A portion of the Trueperaceae bacterium genome contains these proteins:
- a CDS encoding Hsp33 family molecular chaperone HslO: MSYLIRGVGADGGVRVVAADTTELVREATLKHGTTPTAGAALGRTLTGALLLSHVLLKEHRDRVTLRLRGDGPLGGVIADAGLDGTVRGYVSNPRADLPLRADGKLDVGGAVGSAGEISVIRSHAPYGDPYGSSSDLVSGEVAEDIATYLARSEQIASAVLLGVYYGAGGRVARAGGVVLQALPGVGDDVLPLLESNVRALGQLTTAMGRAPLSELVRGELMRGVDFELLTDPALPVRFACRCSDEKALEALAYFTPAERRAMVDEDGGAEVVCHWCGEKRWLEPAAILGLGGAEVRCPDCGTLWYREGQTRMVRDLEICSCGRRVELPN; encoded by the coding sequence ATGTCCTACCTGATCCGTGGCGTCGGCGCCGACGGCGGGGTCCGCGTGGTGGCGGCCGACACCACCGAGCTGGTCCGTGAAGCCACCCTGAAGCACGGCACGACCCCCACCGCCGGGGCGGCGCTCGGGCGGACGCTGACCGGGGCGTTGCTCCTGTCGCACGTCCTGCTGAAGGAGCACCGCGACCGCGTGACGCTCAGGTTACGAGGCGATGGGCCGCTCGGCGGCGTGATCGCCGACGCCGGCCTGGACGGCACGGTGCGGGGTTACGTCAGCAACCCGCGCGCCGACCTGCCCCTGCGAGCGGACGGCAAGCTGGACGTGGGCGGCGCCGTCGGCAGCGCGGGCGAGATCTCCGTTATCCGCTCCCACGCGCCCTACGGCGATCCGTACGGCAGCTCGAGCGACCTGGTGAGCGGCGAGGTGGCGGAGGACATCGCCACCTACCTGGCCCGCTCGGAGCAGATCGCCTCGGCCGTGCTCCTGGGCGTGTACTACGGAGCGGGTGGCCGGGTCGCGCGGGCGGGCGGCGTCGTGCTCCAGGCGCTACCCGGCGTCGGCGACGACGTGCTGCCGCTGCTGGAGTCGAACGTGCGGGCGCTCGGGCAGTTGACGACCGCCATGGGCCGCGCGCCGCTGAGCGAACTCGTGAGGGGCGAGCTGATGCGGGGCGTCGACTTCGAGCTCCTCACCGACCCCGCCCTACCCGTCAGGTTCGCCTGCCGCTGCAGCGACGAGAAGGCCCTGGAGGCGCTCGCCTACTTCACCCCGGCCGAGCGCCGGGCCATGGTCGACGAGGACGGCGGGGCGGAGGTCGTGTGCCACTGGTGTGGTGAGAAGCGCTGGCTCGAGCCGGCCGCCATCCTGGGGCTCGGCGGGGCCGAGGTACGCTGTCCCGACTGCGGCACGCTCTGGTACCGCGAGGGGCA